CTTCCATGATGCCCGGCGCACTGGACGCCCTGCAAACCCTGAATGGAAATATCGTGCAAGGCATAATCACCAATAAGCGCGGCGAATACGCCAGGAGAATGGCCGAGCACTTTGGCTTTTCGAAGAATATGGCCCGCATCATAGGAGCGGAGGACGGTTTCAAGGCCAAACCGGCGGGTGAGATGTTCGAGGAATTCATGAGGTCGGTTGGCGCCAGTGCAGACGGCACGGTGTATGTCGGGGACTCGCCCATTGATGTCAAGGCCGCTGCCAACGCGGGGATGGATGCGTTTGCCGTGGCGGGACGGATTTTCTCCGCTGAAGAGCTCGCGCAAACTGCTCCACGCAGGGTGCTTAACAGCATTTCCGAACTTCCTGCCGCGCTTCAGCCATTAATTTGAACTTTGATGTGCAAGAAACCTCGGTGGCCTGCCCGCGCTTGCTTTCCAGGCCTCTATGGGGTTTCCCAAGGGCTTCTTGCTTCTTTTGTTCCTTTTCTTTGGAACAGCCACACCTGGTTGGTGTCTGATAGTTGTAATACCTACCTACTGCAATAGTGATTGAGAGGCCCCTTTGTTCCTACCATGCATGAGGGCCTTTCGTTTTTCGAATGCTTTTGAAAATCTTGCAGGCCGCCTAAATTCACGGTTGTTAAATTATTGCTCCGCCGCCACGAGATCGCCTTGTCAATACGTCGTTGCTTGGTCCGTATTTTGCAACTATACTTGAACATAGACGGACCTGAAGTGGGTCCGGTATCCCATTATAATGCCGAGAACGAGACAGAAGACCTTCTGCCATCCGATCTATCAGGTTCGGTGGCGGAGGTCGGTAAAACTGATCTTCTCGCTTGGCTTTCCCGATCGACGAGGCCAAAGTTCCACGCTCTCCATGCCCATGGTGCCACGAAAACAAGGGGGTAGAGAAGATGGAAAACCAGCAGTTGTTTCAAGCGATCCTTAACAGCATTTCCGAAGGCGTGCTGACACTGGACAAAGACTGGAAAATAGGCTCGTGGAATCGGGCTGCCGAAAGAATAACGGGTTTTCACAAAGAGGAAGTGGTCGGCCAAGAGTGCATGAAGATTTTTCGGACTTCTCTTTGTCGAGAGCATTGTCCGGTTGATAGAGCGCTCTCCTGCGGCCATCCATATCGGGATGTCGAAGTTGCCATCAGGAACAAACGCAACGAAGTGGTCCACATCATGGTCAACGCGGCCCCCCTGTACGATGCGGAAGGCCACATCATAGGGGGCCTGGAGACTTTTCGCGATGTCACCCAGACTCATTGGATGCAGGAGGAATTGCAGCGGCACTACGGGTACACGAAGATAGTAGGCCGGAGCGATGCCATGAAGAAGGTTTTCGAGATCATGGGGTCGCTGATAAACACTGATACCACGGTTCTTGTTGAGGGAGAGTCGGGCACCGGAAAAGAACTTATTGCTCGGGCGCTTCATTTCTACGGCCCGCGGAAAGCCAAATCGTTTGTGGCAGTAAATTGCTCCGCCCTGCCCGAAGGGGTCCTGGAATCGGAGCTTTTCGGACATGCCAAAGGCGCCTTCACCGGCGCGATCAGGGATCATGTAGGAAAATTCGAGCTGGCCAACGGCGGGACGTTGTTCCTGGATGAAATCGCAGAAGTGAGCCCTTCGATTCAGGTCAAGCTCCTCAGGGTCCTTGAGGAAAGGGAGTTTCAACGGGTCGGTGACAACCGCAGTATCAAGGTGAACATCAGACTGATAACGGCCACAAACAAGGACCTTTACCAGAAGGTCCTGGACGGGTCGTTTCGCGACGACCTCTATTACCGTTTGAGCGTTTTCCCTCTGCACCTTCCGCCGTTACGCGAGCGCGTTGAGGACCTGCCTCTTCTCGTGGGGCACTTCATCAGGAAGTTCAACAAGCAGATGGGAAGGAACATCCAGGGAATCGCAGACCAGGTATTGGAAGTCCTTGAAAACTATTCGTGGCCCGGCAACGTAAGGGAATTGGCCAACGCCATAGAGCACGCTTTTGTTCATTGCAGAGGATTGCTGCTCCACGACGCGGACCTTCCTCATCATATTGCCAACGCTGCACCCCCAGTTCCACCGAAAAAGTCCAGAGGAACGCAGAAGCAACTTGATCTGGTGGAAAGGGAACTGATCGTCAAGGAACTGGAAGCTGCTGACTGGAAGAAGCACATTGCGGCGCGGCGTCTCGGCATGAGCCGGGCTACGCTATGGAGGAAAATGGAAAAGTTTGGGATCGACAGATAGTTGCATCTTCCGTGAACGTTTCATCCGTGAGACGTGAAGCAATCGTCGCTATGTCAGCAACTTACCTTAAACCTCGGTTTTGGCGTCGCAGGCTTGAAACGTTTAGTTGTGCGACCCTTCTCCCCTACCCTTTATTCACCCGCCCGATATTTTCCTAATCGTCAAGGCCTTGTCTCCATAATAACCATCTATTTCAGTACGTTAACTATTCACGGTGATCTTAACGTGAACCCTTGAGCGTGATGGCACGGCAGTTGCTCTAACTCGCAGTGGATCAACGTGGCGGCACGCGAAATAGGCATCCCCATCGCAGGGATGGCTGCCGCCGGAGGCACCCAAGAAGGAGGGACCGGCCATGCCTAAAAAGATCCTCGTCGTAGACGATGAACCGGACATCCTCACATTCCTCGGCACACTGCTGAGAAAGAACGGCTACGTGGTCTGCGAGGCGTGCGACGGCGTAGAGGGGATGAAAAAGGTTATGGAAGAAAAGCCGGACCTTGTCTGTCTCGATCTGCTGATGCCTGAGAAGACCGGCATCAAAATGTATCGAGAAATGAGGAAAGACGAGCAACTCAAGCTATTGCCCGTCATCATGGTGACGGGCATTGAGGCTGTGGAGCCATGGGAGTTCAAAGGCTTCAAAGAATTCGTGGGGGAACGCTCCATAGCTCCCCCTCAGGGGTACATCGAGAAGCCGATCGACAAGGAACAGTTCCTGAAAGCGGTAAAAGAGGTACTAGGCGAATAGGCCCCAGACCTTTCTATCCGCAGGAAGAAGCTGCGGTCGCCGGAAAGTGGGGGTCAACGTGGGTTGGGTCAAGCAGAAGTGGACTTCCGTCTCCCGAAGTCTGGGAGCCAGGATAGCCCTCAGCGTAGCCGGGATACTGCTCTGTTCGTACGTTATTTTCGTTTACCTCGTCCTCGACATTCAGCAGGACTTCTATTTTGAACAGGTGATCCGGGAGGCGGAAAGATTCAGCGCCGCGGTAATCAACGCTACGAACCACAGTATGCTCCAGGATGACAGAGAAGCTACCCGAAGCATTATCGGTAATATCGGCAGTCAGAAAGAGATCTCGGATATCAGGATCTATGACCACGAAGGCGCCATCAAGTTCTCCAGCCAACCGGTAGAAGTGGGGACAAAGGTGGATAAGAAAGCGGAGGCCTGTTTTGTGTGTCATTCGGAGGACAAGCCCTTCAGCGAGGTCGTCACGGACAGCAGGACGCGAGTCCACTATCACGGGAACGATCGGGTGCTGGGGATGATAACCCCCATATACAACGAGAAGAGCTGTTACACCGCTGCGTGCCATGTGCATCCCAAGGACCACAAGGTCCTCGGGGTGCTCGATATGGGGATGTCACTTAAGGGCTTTGATTATCATGTGCGGTCTCTGGTGTTCAGCATTGTCCTTCTCGGTGCAGGCACCTTCGCTGCGGTTCTCGGGACGATAGTCGTCTACATTGCTGCCAAAGTGCACAAACCTGTCAGTCGGCTGCGCGACGCCACCAAGAAAATAGCGGCAGGGGATTTCACGTACAAAGTGCCCGTGGACTCCGAGGATCAGCTCGGGGAACTCGCTCAGGCGTTCAATGTAATGCGAGATCAGATCAGAAGACGAACCGTGGAACTGGTTCGCAGCCGCTGGGAATACAAGAATCTTTTCGAACAAGTGCCTTGCTTCATATGCGTTATCGACAAGAACTTCGATATCGTGCGCCAAAACTCCTACATGCGTGACCTCTTCAAGGGCACCATAGGAATGAAGTGTTACGAAGTATTCAAGCAACGCAGGGCCAAATGCGAAGACTGCCACGTGGGAATCACGTTTGAAGAGGGCAAAGTATCCGGAAGGGAGCATTGTGGGCTGAAGGTTACGGGTGAAGAAACCAATTACTTGAGCTACACCACCCCAATTGTGGATGACAGCGGCCGGGTGCTCTATGCGATGATAATCGCCGTGGATATCGGCGACAGGGTCAGGCTTCAACGGGCCTTGGAGGCCTCTCGGGATTTTCAAACCAACCTGATCGAAAACTCCATTCATGGGATCATCGCGACGGACGATCGAGGCCGTGTGACCATCTACAATGTCGCAGCAGAGCATCTTTTTGGGTATCCAGCCTCGGATGTGGTCGGGGATGCTCAAATCGACAAATACTTTCCCAAACAATTTCTCGACATGATCATCGGTTCACACGTGGGGCGTGAAATTCGCGATCCCCGGCTGATTGCCCACGAGACTGTGGTGAATTCCACAGACGGCGAGTCAATACCTGTTCGCTTTTCCGGGGTCATTCTTTTCGAAGGCGGCAAAACAGCAGGCGCTGTCGGCTTCTTCCAGGACCTTCGAACTTTCAAGAAACTGGAGCGTGAAAAACAGGCCTCTGATCGACTGGCGGTGGTTGGCCAGACTGTGGCCGGTCTGGCTCACGGCATCAAGAACATAGTTACGGGTCTGGAAGGCGGCGTCTTTGTGGTGGAGACGGCTTTCGAGGACCAGGACAATGCGTTGCTTCAGCGCGGCTGGAAAATGATCCACAACAACATTGGTCGCGTATCGGTCCTGGTCAAGGACCTGCTGAGTTATTCCAAAGAAAGGGCCCCGGAATATCAGGAGACCGACCCCAACCTGCTTGCCGAAGAAGTGTGTGCCCTGTTCGAGGCAAGAGCACAAGAGAACTCGATTGTCATCGAGCGAGACTTCGATCCACAGGTTGGTCAAGTGTTTAAGGTCTTTCTCGACCAGCGCGGCATCCACACCTGCCTGTCAAACCTTATCGCCAATGCCATTGACGCATGCGAGAGCGACACCGAGAAAGTTGAGCATCGCATCATCGTAAGAACGAAGCAGGATTCTGACGGAGACCTGGTCTACGAGGTCTCCGATGACGGTCTGGGAATGAGCGAAGACACGAAACGGAAGGTCTTTGCGAATTTTTACTCGACCAAAGGAAGTCGAGGAACGGGCCTGGGCCTCCTCGTGACGAGCAAAATCGTCGCGGAACATGGCGGCACCATATCCTTCGACAGCGAACAGGGTGTGGGCAGCACTTTCACCATAGTGCTCCCGCCCGGACAGTCCTCGGGGACCAGGGTCAAGACAGCTATCCAGCCGGCCAGGGAGAGCGTCGCGGAACTTCCAGCCGGAAAAGAAGCGGCATTGCCTCTTACCAGTTCGCAATAAATAACCTGACTTTGGGTGGACAGGTGGCATGTCTCTGGAGCGAAGTCAGGTCCGCCGTTCGCAGCGGAAGAGATATGCCGCCTGTCTTATAAGGAAAATGGCGAACTGGTATCAAGCACATTCTAATTCTCGTGGCCGACTACCGGTCGAACCTTGTCACGGGCTCGCAATCCGGTTTTGGCCCGGGACATCTCTCCTGCAACGGAGGGGCTGATGCAAGAATCCGGATTAATGAAAGTGAATAGTCAATGGGACTGGGAAACCTCTTCCAAGTTGACGGCTGACCTGGATGCATGGCGCCAGGCGTTTCCCGAAGTCCAGGAAATCATTACCAGCCCGGATGGGGAGCGCATGGCAGCGATTGTGAAGACGGAAGACGAATCCTTCACTGTATGCGTGAACGGAGAACCATGGTCGAACACCTTTGAAAAGCTCTGGGCTCTCCAATTTAGTCCCGATGGCCGCCTGTCATGCATTGGCATGAACGAAGACGAGTGGACAGTGATTCAAGAAGACGAGCCGTGGGAGCAAACATTCGAGTATGTCTGGAATTTGCGTTTCAGTCCGGATGGAAAAGGAATCGCCGCGAACGTCAAGACCTCGGACGGTTACAGTGTTGTGCTGAACGGAGAGCCGTGGGAGTCGGCCTTCATCCAGATGAGAAGCTGCGAAATCAGCCCCGACGGTTTGAAGACCGCAGGGAACGTGCAGATCGAACCGATTTCCGAAGGTGACATCTGGAAATTCAAAGAGGGGATCTGGAGCCTGGCTGTAAACGGAAGGGCATGGGATGCGAACTTTCTCAACGTGTGGGACTGCGTTTTCAGTGATGACGGAGGGAAAGTGGCAGCAGAGGTCAGGATGCAATCCAATCTCCAGACCATCGCGGTTGAAGGAATCCCCTGGACTGAAACCTTCAGGGCGGTCTGGAAACCTGTCTTCGTTCCCGGCAGTCATGATGTGGTGGCGCCTTGTCTCACATCCCAAGGCTGGCAGCTCCTCCTCAATGGGAAGCCCATCTGGAACCGATCTTTCGCCCAAGTTTGGCATCAGAAATTCGGTCCTGACCGCAACAAATTAACAGCGGTGGTTGCACCGAGCTTTGGACGCTGGACCGTAGCCGTGGATGGAAAAACCTGGCAGACCACTTTCGGCGATGCCGTCCTTGCCCCGGTCTTCAGCCCCGACGGACGCAAGATAGCCGCGGTTGTGAAGGAAAACAACAGATGGACAATTGCGGTTGACGGTGTGCCCTGGCCCGAGGACTTCGACATGGTTTGGGACCCCGTTTTCAGTCCTGATGGAGAAATTGTGGCGGCAAAAGCCGCCCAAGGTAACGAGCACTTTCTTGTGGTCAACGGCAGGGTCGCGACGCTGGGTTGCCAGCACATTTCTGAGCCCGTTTTCAGCCCTGACGGCTCCAGGCTCCTGCTCAAGGCCGTGGAATTAGGAAGGTATTTTCGAAAAGTGGTGCCGGTGAAACAACTGCTCGGTTAACCGGAGGAGATCGCGGATGTACACCTTCGTCAGCGGACCGTTGGTCTGGATAGCATTTATCGTCT
The Desulfomonile tiedjei genome window above contains:
- a CDS encoding response regulator, with amino-acid sequence MPKKILVVDDEPDILTFLGTLLRKNGYVVCEACDGVEGMKKVMEEKPDLVCLDLLMPEKTGIKMYREMRKDEQLKLLPVIMVTGIEAVEPWEFKGFKEFVGERSIAPPQGYIEKPIDKEQFLKAVKEVLGE
- a CDS encoding PAS domain S-box protein, producing the protein MGWVKQKWTSVSRSLGARIALSVAGILLCSYVIFVYLVLDIQQDFYFEQVIREAERFSAAVINATNHSMLQDDREATRSIIGNIGSQKEISDIRIYDHEGAIKFSSQPVEVGTKVDKKAEACFVCHSEDKPFSEVVTDSRTRVHYHGNDRVLGMITPIYNEKSCYTAACHVHPKDHKVLGVLDMGMSLKGFDYHVRSLVFSIVLLGAGTFAAVLGTIVVYIAAKVHKPVSRLRDATKKIAAGDFTYKVPVDSEDQLGELAQAFNVMRDQIRRRTVELVRSRWEYKNLFEQVPCFICVIDKNFDIVRQNSYMRDLFKGTIGMKCYEVFKQRRAKCEDCHVGITFEEGKVSGREHCGLKVTGEETNYLSYTTPIVDDSGRVLYAMIIAVDIGDRVRLQRALEASRDFQTNLIENSIHGIIATDDRGRVTIYNVAAEHLFGYPASDVVGDAQIDKYFPKQFLDMIIGSHVGREIRDPRLIAHETVVNSTDGESIPVRFSGVILFEGGKTAGAVGFFQDLRTFKKLEREKQASDRLAVVGQTVAGLAHGIKNIVTGLEGGVFVVETAFEDQDNALLQRGWKMIHNNIGRVSVLVKDLLSYSKERAPEYQETDPNLLAEEVCALFEARAQENSIVIERDFDPQVGQVFKVFLDQRGIHTCLSNLIANAIDACESDTEKVEHRIIVRTKQDSDGDLVYEVSDDGLGMSEDTKRKVFANFYSTKGSRGTGLGLLVTSKIVAEHGGTISFDSEQGVGSTFTIVLPPGQSSGTRVKTAIQPARESVAELPAGKEAALPLTSSQ
- a CDS encoding PD40 domain-containing protein — protein: MQESGLMKVNSQWDWETSSKLTADLDAWRQAFPEVQEIITSPDGERMAAIVKTEDESFTVCVNGEPWSNTFEKLWALQFSPDGRLSCIGMNEDEWTVIQEDEPWEQTFEYVWNLRFSPDGKGIAANVKTSDGYSVVLNGEPWESAFIQMRSCEISPDGLKTAGNVQIEPISEGDIWKFKEGIWSLAVNGRAWDANFLNVWDCVFSDDGGKVAAEVRMQSNLQTIAVEGIPWTETFRAVWKPVFVPGSHDVVAPCLTSQGWQLLLNGKPIWNRSFAQVWHQKFGPDRNKLTAVVAPSFGRWTVAVDGKTWQTTFGDAVLAPVFSPDGRKIAAVVKENNRWTIAVDGVPWPEDFDMVWDPVFSPDGEIVAAKAAQGNEHFLVVNGRVATLGCQHISEPVFSPDGSRLLLKAVELGRYFRKVVPVKQLLG
- a CDS encoding sigma 54-interacting transcriptional regulator; its protein translation is MENQQLFQAILNSISEGVLTLDKDWKIGSWNRAAERITGFHKEEVVGQECMKIFRTSLCREHCPVDRALSCGHPYRDVEVAIRNKRNEVVHIMVNAAPLYDAEGHIIGGLETFRDVTQTHWMQEELQRHYGYTKIVGRSDAMKKVFEIMGSLINTDTTVLVEGESGTGKELIARALHFYGPRKAKSFVAVNCSALPEGVLESELFGHAKGAFTGAIRDHVGKFELANGGTLFLDEIAEVSPSIQVKLLRVLEEREFQRVGDNRSIKVNIRLITATNKDLYQKVLDGSFRDDLYYRLSVFPLHLPPLRERVEDLPLLVGHFIRKFNKQMGRNIQGIADQVLEVLENYSWPGNVRELANAIEHAFVHCRGLLLHDADLPHHIANAAPPVPPKKSRGTQKQLDLVERELIVKELEAADWKKHIAARRLGMSRATLWRKMEKFGIDR